A single region of the Melospiza georgiana isolate bMelGeo1 chromosome 7, bMelGeo1.pri, whole genome shotgun sequence genome encodes:
- the USP40 gene encoding ubiquitin carboxyl-terminal hydrolase 40 isoform X3, which produces MWLGSTAFFIVNTYSIFLKDSSAFTMFGDLFEEDFSFISNNHYGKGKKSKPRESEPPAPRDFTNLSGIKNQGGTCYLNSLLQTLLFTPEFREALFSLGPEELGTLDDSRKPDAKVRIIPLQLQRLFAQLLLLDQQAASTSDLTESFGWSSHEEMRQHDVQELNRILFSALETSLVGTSGHDLINRLYHGIVVNQIVCKECKNVSERQEDFLDLTVAVKGVAGLEEALWNMYVEEEYFENDNLYRCGACDKLVEASKSAKLRKLPPFLTISLLRFNFDFEKCERYKETSCYTFPIQINLKPFCEQTEMDDSEYMYELFSVIIHKGGCYGGHYHVYIRDVDELGNWQLQEEEDGLIEEKALRDTENAKETENPLAVLKGILSEEEAKQIPVDQLGQKLLEKKGVSWNKKYRKQYGALRKYLQNHPQIFQLSPDGNKVSLKETHKLLFKLDSHGQNLQSPSQKNDVQWNCEKSPPRPRAASAGCHWFDLNDSKVQPIKEKDIEKQFQGKESAYMLFYRKAQLKRPPEARGNPRYQIPEHLLNEMNAANTELQKKRAECDSANNGIDLHLHLSSCYKFHNGALHPSLSWKESVVDLTIDRRKTLGDLRQAVSQMLESWEGDMVLSMAKPLPAGLHLYQVLDGDELTLDGIGLADGADIFIWNGKEVGGTKVLTGPEHEPVVLNVLRLAEHNEGGKGQHFSEAQHVCSCSTSLGQLHSALAPAGGIILKNSSGADPEAKNWEVFREEDMKETVRSVGLRDGCSVLILDSHDQSFVNVASGNLTAFTYDISWLQVKNFCGGEEEQKHVKITATIETVMADIKMKAIREFQLEEELAKESCLRPVGGNGKLLSPVPEDYTVKEAELKMGSLLGLCRGKAPTSTQLFLYFMVGSDQSCSPEMEIVVEETASVRECLNLMLEKSGLSGDNWHLRRIDWCYEAGEALSQENATLKELNVCRGDTLVITEGKLPEKGFLKIPIWWLKPSSHKKHGENAQEQVNGITWKMEALQVSAAAAPPEATHPGLDLCYAGRIEIAGEASLEDLKMQSVVPWCLCHGHWL; this is translated from the exons ATGTGGCTGGGTTCAACTGCATTTTTTATAGTAAATACTTATTCTATCTTTTTAAAGGACTCTTCTGCCTTCACAATGTTTGGGGACTTATTTGAAGaggatttttcctttatttccaaCAATCACTatgggaaagggaagaaatcaaagcccagagagtctgagcctcCAGCTCCCAGGGATTTCACCAACCTCAGTGGAATCAAAAATCAGGGTGGGACCTGCTACCTCAATTCCCTTCTGCAGACTCTGCTTTTCACCCCTGAATTTAGAG AGGCTTTGTTCTCCCTGGGACCTGAAGAACTTGGCACTCTGGATGACAGCAGGAAACCAGATGCAAAG gttCGGATCATCCCGCTGCAGCTGCAGCGCCTGtttgcccagctgctgctcctggaccAGCAGGCTGCATCCACCTCTGACCTCACCGAGAGCTTCGGCTGGAGCAGCCACGAG gagaTGAGGCAGCATGATGTGCAGGAATTGAACAGGATCCTCTTCAGTGCTTTGGAGACTTCCCTGGTGGGGACATCAGGCCACGACCTCATCAACCGCCTGTACCATGGCATTGTTGTCAACCAGATTGTCTGTAAGGAGTGCAAGAATGTCAGTGAGAGACAG GAGGATTTCTTAGACCTCACAGTGGCAGTGAAAGGTGTGGCTGGCTTGGAGGAGGCCCTGTGGAACATGTATGTGGAGGAAGAATACTTTGAGAATGACAACTTGTATCGATGTGGAGCCTGCGATAAACTGGTTGAAGCTTCAAAG TCTGCTAAACTACGCAAGCTGCCTCCCTTCCTCACCATCTCCCTCCTGAGGTTCAACTTTGACTTTGAGAAGTGTGAGAGGTACAAGGAAACAAGCTGCTATACATTCCCCATCCAGATCAACCTGAAGCCTTTCTGTGAGCAG actgAGATGGATGATTCAGAGTACATGTATGAGCTCTTCTCTGTTATTATACACAAAGGTGGCTGCTATGGAGGACACTATCATGTTTATATCAGAGATGTGGATGAATTAGGAAACTGGCAACTCCAA GAAGAAGAGGATGGGCTGATTGAAGAGAAGGCTTTAAGAGACACTGAGAATgccaaagaaacagaaaacccaCTGGCAGTCTTAAAAGGGATTTTATCAGAG gAAGAAGCGAAACAAATTCCAGTGGATCAATTAGGGCAGAAATTACTGGAGAAGAAAGGGGTGTCCTGGaataagaaatacagaaaacaatATGGAGCATTACGAAAG TATTTGCAGAATCATCCTCAGATATTCCAGCTGAGTCCTGATGGAAATAAGGTCAGCCTGAAGGAAACACACAAGCTCCTGTTCAAGCTGGATTCTCATGGACAAAATCTCCAGAGCCCCTCCCAGAAGAATGATGTCCAGTGGAACTGTGAGAAAAGCCCCCCAAGGCCAAGGGCTGCTTCTGCTGGGTGCCACTGGTTTGATCTGAATGATTCCAAAGTCCAGCCCATCAAGGAGAAGGACATTGAGAAGCAGTTCCAGGGTAAAGAGAGTGCCTACATGCTGTTCTACAGAAAAGCTCAGCTGAAGAGGCCCCCTGAAG CACGTGGAAATCCAAGGTACCAAATTCCTGAGCACCTGCTGAATGAAATGAATGCTGCTAATACAGAGCTGCAAAAAAAGAG AGCTGAATGTGACTCAGCAAACAATGGCATTGATTTACATCTCCACCTGAGCTCCTGCTATAAATTCCACAATGGGGCTTTGCATCCTTCACTTTCTTGGAAAGAGAGCGTGGTGGATTTGACAATTGACAGAAGGAAGACCCTGGGAGACCTCCGGCAGGCAGTGTCCCAG ATGTTGGAGTCTTGGGAAGGGGACATGGTTCTCAGCATGGCCAAGCCTTTACCAGCAGGATTACACCTGTACCAGGTGCTTGATG GAGATGAGCTGACCCTGGATGGCATTGGGCTGGCTGATGGAGCAGACATCTTTATCTGGAATGGGAAAGAG GTTGGAGGCACAAAGGTGCTGACGGGCCCCGAGCACGAGCCCGTGGTGCTGAACGTGCTTCGCTTGGCCGAGCACAACGAGGGTGGCAAGGGGCAGCACTTCAGCGAGGCCCAGCAcgtctgctcctgcagcaccagcctggggcagctgcactctgccctggctccagccGGGGGCATCATCCTCAAAAACAGCTCGGGAGCAGACCCAGAAGCCAAGAACTGGGAGGTTTTCCGTGAGGAGGACATGAAGGAAACAGTCCGAAGTGTCGGGCTCAGGGACGGGTGCTCTGTGCTCATCTTAGACAGCCATGACCAGAG CTTTGTCAACGTGGCAAGTGGGAATTTGACTGCCTTCACCTATGACATCAGCTGGCTCCAAGTGAAAAACTTCTGTGGTGGGGAAGAGGAGCAGAAACACGTTAAAATCACTGCCACTATTGAAACG GTGATGGCAGATATCAAAATGAAAGCCATCAGGGAGtttcagctggaggaggagctgg CAAAAGAGAGCTGTCTTAGACCTGTTGGTGGCAATGGGAAACTCCTGTCTCCAG TGCCTGAGGATTACACTGTCAAGGAGGCAGAGCTGAAGATGGGAAgcttgctggggctgtgccgTGGGAAAGCTCCAACTTCCACTCAG CTCTTCCTGTACTTCATGGTTGGGAGTGACCaaagctgcagccctgagatgGAGATTGTTGTGGAGGAGACTGCCTCTGTCAGAGAG TGTCTCAATTTAATGCTGGAGAAATCAGGATTATCAG GTGACAACTGGCATTTGAGAAGGATTGACTGGTGCTACGAGGCAGGGGAAGCACTAAGTCAGGAA AATGCCACCCTGAAGGAGCTCAACGTTTGCAGAGGAGACACTTTGGTTATAACTGAAGGAAAGCTTCCAGAAAAG GGTTTCCTGAAAATCCCCATCTGGTGGCTGAAGCCTTCAAGCCATAAGAAACATGGAGAGAATGCACAAGAGCAGGTGAATGGGATCACCTGGAAGATGGAGGCTTTGCAGGTgtctgctgcagcag CACCACCAGAAGCCACCCACCCAGGCCTGGATCTGTGTTATGCTGGCAGGATAGAGATAGCAGGAGAGGCCTCTCTGGAAGATCTGAAGATGCAG TCTGTTGTGCCATGGTGTTTATGCCATGGCCACTG